From the Comamonas odontotermitis genome, one window contains:
- a CDS encoding alpha/beta fold hydrolase yields MSLIPNFAMLGSGPSVLMLHDADTDHLGFAPQVELLASQGYRAIAWDMPGYHGNPPPYGGYSLAALAATADRLLEVMKIGRAHIVGHGLGAMVAAEIALRNPTRVRSLTLVAGGPALGAGEQEHWVATRQRLLAECQQQACPEPVQLQRFAQQLVQLQAGQNALPEGLQLARHAITQVQPLAYGRALDMLAGPNTLAERLPHLGQRSLLVSGAQDVCMPPQRMQALADLLPHAVHHSLPGVGHWPQLESPDAFESLLLDFLAQQRATVH; encoded by the coding sequence ATGTCCCTGATCCCCAATTTCGCCATGCTCGGCAGCGGCCCCTCGGTGCTGATGCTGCACGATGCCGACACCGATCACCTCGGCTTTGCCCCGCAGGTGGAGCTGCTGGCCAGCCAGGGCTACCGTGCCATTGCCTGGGACATGCCGGGCTACCACGGCAACCCGCCCCCCTACGGCGGCTACAGTCTGGCAGCGCTGGCAGCGACTGCCGACCGCCTGCTCGAGGTCATGAAGATCGGCCGTGCCCACATCGTAGGCCACGGCCTGGGTGCCATGGTGGCGGCCGAAATCGCCCTGCGCAACCCCACCCGCGTGCGCAGCCTGACCCTGGTGGCTGGCGGCCCTGCGCTGGGTGCTGGTGAGCAGGAGCACTGGGTGGCAACACGCCAGCGCCTGCTGGCCGAATGCCAGCAACAAGCCTGCCCGGAGCCCGTGCAACTGCAGCGCTTTGCCCAGCAGCTGGTGCAGCTGCAGGCGGGCCAAAATGCCTTGCCCGAAGGATTGCAGCTGGCGCGCCATGCGATCACGCAGGTTCAGCCGCTGGCCTATGGCCGCGCCCTGGACATGCTGGCCGGTCCCAATACCCTGGCCGAGCGACTGCCACACCTGGGCCAGCGCAGCCTGCTGGTGAGCGGCGCGCAGGACGTATGCATGCCGCCGCAGCGCATGCAGGCCCTCGCCGACCTGCTGCCACATGCCGTACACCACAGCCTGCCCGGTGTCGGCCACTGGCCCCAGCTGGAGAGCCCGGATGCCTTCGAGTCCCTGCTGCTGGATTTTCTGGCCCAGCAGCGCGCCACGGTGCATTGA
- a CDS encoding IPTL-CTERM sorting domain-containing protein: MKLLHKVLPLALLGLAATQAWAQTNTNPLQNCTPTQVRATERYWFAGNKIAMDFGVSGTALPTITANPATIPWVDEGTTVVTDSNGTLQFWVGQGNVYNRDQVVMSNGNGIVGNQSAVQVVVAFAAPDVPGKYFVVSTSGLAAGNPGTLLYSVVDMTANGGLGAVTSKNITVPGGISSNETLSAVPNNDGTGYWVLTTSYGTRNLVAQQFDSNGPVGAPVISTLSENVGNLFGSIYFNKDLTQFAVATSVQGSNASNVIRTMRFNAQTGQATEIASWRGGALGSAYAADFSPSGKYLYVSNIYPGQLYRYDVSSGDATTIKASEQYIGITGGSNGGGHVRRGADGAMWVANRDNTTGNSLTRIAAPEEALVANIGFALGNITLPAGANSVWGLPQTVAGCAKPLAPDAVPAVSGPTAPFYVGTPQTLAVNLSNQGGSGNVADGTLTITLPANVQAGSGLPAACTAVSPQQINCDLAAAGMGPVAPGANLGPLSIPVTVSAPGTYNVDVTVAGVTGETGAALLNNTAQTSITALALAPDAVPAISGPAAPFGVGTPQVLAVQVANNGAAGDVTDGTLTVTLPANVQVTGGASLPAGCTATTPQQIACNLALAGGPVAPGASLGPLNIPVTVSAPGTYSVDAVVTGVTGEVDAALLNNTAQTSITAQGSVPPVNGAAPVPTLGAGALAALSAALGALAIATRRRKARAAD; encoded by the coding sequence ATGAAGCTTTTGCACAAAGTCCTGCCACTGGCGCTGCTGGGCCTGGCCGCCACGCAGGCATGGGCCCAGACCAACACCAACCCCTTGCAGAACTGCACGCCCACCCAGGTGCGCGCAACAGAGCGCTACTGGTTTGCCGGCAACAAGATCGCAATGGATTTCGGTGTGTCCGGCACTGCGCTGCCCACCATCACGGCAAATCCGGCAACCATCCCCTGGGTGGATGAAGGAACCACGGTTGTCACGGACAGCAATGGCACCTTGCAGTTCTGGGTAGGTCAGGGCAACGTCTACAACCGTGACCAGGTCGTCATGAGCAATGGCAATGGCATCGTCGGCAACCAAAGTGCTGTGCAAGTCGTGGTGGCCTTTGCGGCCCCTGATGTGCCCGGTAAATACTTCGTGGTGTCTACGTCGGGGCTGGCAGCCGGTAACCCGGGCACCTTGCTGTACTCGGTGGTGGACATGACCGCCAATGGCGGCCTGGGTGCGGTCACCAGCAAGAACATCACCGTTCCCGGCGGCATCTCCAGCAACGAAACCCTTTCTGCCGTGCCCAATAACGACGGCACCGGCTACTGGGTGCTCACCACCAGCTATGGCACCAGGAACCTGGTTGCGCAGCAGTTCGACAGCAATGGCCCGGTCGGCGCCCCGGTAATATCCACGCTGTCCGAAAACGTCGGCAACCTCTTTGGCAGCATCTATTTCAACAAGGATCTGACACAGTTCGCTGTGGCCACCAGTGTCCAGGGCTCCAACGCCAGCAACGTCATCCGGACGATGCGCTTCAACGCACAGACCGGGCAGGCCACCGAAATCGCCAGCTGGCGCGGGGGAGCGCTAGGCTCCGCGTACGCTGCGGATTTTTCGCCCAGCGGCAAATACCTGTACGTCTCCAACATCTATCCTGGCCAGCTGTACCGGTATGACGTGAGCTCTGGCGATGCGACAACCATCAAGGCCAGTGAGCAGTACATTGGCATAACCGGCGGCTCCAACGGAGGCGGCCACGTGCGCCGAGGCGCAGATGGTGCCATGTGGGTCGCCAATCGCGACAACACCACCGGCAACTCCCTCACCCGCATTGCGGCGCCGGAAGAAGCCCTGGTTGCCAACATCGGCTTTGCCCTGGGCAACATCACGCTACCCGCAGGCGCAAACAGCGTATGGGGCCTGCCCCAGACCGTGGCCGGCTGCGCCAAACCGCTGGCACCCGACGCCGTTCCCGCAGTCAGCGGACCTACTGCCCCCTTCTATGTAGGCACCCCGCAGACACTGGCGGTCAACCTGTCCAACCAGGGCGGCAGCGGCAATGTGGCCGACGGCACACTCACCATCACCCTGCCTGCCAATGTGCAGGCGGGCAGCGGCCTGCCAGCCGCCTGTACCGCCGTATCACCACAGCAGATCAATTGCGACCTGGCTGCCGCAGGCATGGGCCCGGTTGCCCCTGGCGCCAACCTGGGACCGCTGAGCATTCCCGTCACTGTTTCGGCCCCCGGCACCTACAACGTGGATGTGACCGTGGCGGGCGTGACCGGCGAGACCGGCGCCGCCTTGCTCAACAACACGGCCCAGACCAGCATCACCGCGCTGGCCCTGGCGCCGGACGCCGTCCCTGCCATCAGCGGGCCTGCAGCGCCCTTTGGCGTGGGCACACCCCAGGTGCTGGCGGTACAGGTCGCCAACAACGGCGCTGCTGGCGATGTGACTGATGGCACGCTTACCGTCACGCTACCCGCCAATGTGCAGGTGACCGGAGGCGCCAGCCTGCCTGCTGGCTGCACGGCGACAACGCCCCAGCAGATTGCCTGTAACCTGGCGCTTGCGGGCGGCCCGGTTGCACCCGGCGCCAGCCTGGGACCATTGAACATCCCCGTGACCGTTTCAGCGCCTGGCACCTACAGCGTGGATGCAGTCGTAACGGGCGTGACCGGTGAGGTGGACGCTGCGCTGCTCAACAACACCGCGCAAACCAGCATCACCGCGCAGGGGTCAGTGCCGCCCGTCAATGGCGCCGCGCCCGTACCCACCCTGGGCGCCGGTGCGCTGGCAGCGCTGTCTGCCGCCCTGGGCGCACTGGCGATTGCCACGCGCCGCCGCAAGGCGCGTGCGGCCGATTAA
- a CDS encoding flavin reductase family protein, with the protein MQPVCPVNRSLSPEHFHPAAAPFSERDFRDALGRFATGVAVVTALAPDGAKVGLTISSFNSASLTPPLVLWSLMKTATSMPVFEAVSHYVVNVLGAPQKELALQFSRKGVDRWAGVDWQQGASGLPLLDGAIATFECRSRSRHDAGDHVILVGEVEHCSYRTGVAPLLYHGGQFYTEQLL; encoded by the coding sequence ATGCAGCCTGTCTGTCCCGTGAACCGCTCCTTGTCGCCTGAACACTTCCACCCCGCTGCTGCGCCGTTTTCCGAGCGCGACTTTCGTGACGCGCTGGGTCGCTTTGCCACCGGCGTGGCGGTAGTGACGGCGCTGGCGCCTGACGGCGCGAAGGTGGGGCTGACGATCAGTTCGTTCAACTCGGCATCGCTGACACCGCCCCTGGTGCTGTGGAGCCTGATGAAGACGGCCACCTCGATGCCGGTGTTCGAGGCCGTGAGCCACTATGTGGTGAATGTGCTGGGCGCACCGCAAAAGGAGTTGGCGCTGCAGTTCAGCCGCAAGGGTGTGGACCGCTGGGCGGGTGTGGACTGGCAGCAGGGCGCCAGCGGCCTGCCCTTGCTCGATGGCGCCATTGCCACGTTTGAATGCAGAAGCCGCAGCCGCCACGATGCGGGCGACCATGTGATTCTGGTGGGCGAAGTCGAGCACTGCAGCTACCGGACCGGTGTGGCGCCGCTGCTCTACCATGGCGGGCAGTTCTATACCGAGCAGCTGCTCTGA
- a CDS encoding ferredoxin--NADP reductase: protein MSAFLEERVLSVHHWTDRLFSFTTTRDPALRFSSGHFTMIGLKVDGKNLLRAYSIASPNYEEHLEFLSIKVDNGPLTSKLQHIQVGDTIIVGKKPTGTLLVDYLLPGKNLYLIGTGTGLAPWLSVARDPETYERFEKVVVVHGVRQVQELAYQQLLEEELPNHEFLGEIVKDKLIYYPTVTREPFRNQGRISNQINAGTFPQNIGLPELNPDTDRVMLCGSPAMLAELKELLESRGFKEGNTSTPGDFVVERAFVEK from the coding sequence ATGAGCGCTTTTCTCGAAGAACGTGTCCTCTCCGTCCACCACTGGACCGATCGCCTCTTTTCCTTCACCACCACGCGCGACCCGGCGCTGCGCTTCTCCAGCGGCCACTTCACCATGATCGGCCTCAAGGTCGACGGCAAGAACCTGCTGCGCGCCTACTCCATCGCCAGCCCCAACTACGAAGAGCACCTCGAGTTCCTGTCGATCAAGGTGGACAACGGCCCACTCACCAGCAAGCTGCAGCACATCCAGGTGGGCGACACCATCATCGTCGGCAAGAAGCCCACCGGCACCCTGCTGGTGGATTACCTGCTGCCCGGCAAGAATCTGTACCTGATCGGCACGGGCACAGGCCTGGCGCCCTGGCTGTCGGTGGCGCGCGACCCCGAAACCTATGAGCGCTTCGAGAAAGTGGTCGTCGTGCACGGCGTGCGCCAGGTGCAGGAGCTCGCCTACCAGCAGCTGCTGGAGGAAGAGCTGCCCAACCACGAATTCCTGGGCGAAATCGTCAAGGACAAGCTCATCTACTACCCCACGGTCACGCGCGAGCCTTTCCGCAACCAGGGCCGCATCTCCAACCAGATCAATGCTGGCACCTTCCCCCAGAACATCGGCCTGCCCGAGTTGAACCCCGACACCGACCGCGTCATGCTCTGCGGCAGCCCTGCCATGCTGGCCGAGCTCAAGGAACTGCTCGAGTCGCGCGGCTTCAAGGAAGGCAACACCTCCACCCCTGGCGACTTCGTCGTCGAACGCGCCTTTGTCGAAAAATAA